One Longimicrobium sp. DNA segment encodes these proteins:
- a CDS encoding polysaccharide deacetylase family protein: MRASRAAAVMCVVHALASGSSAQARSVAVTFDDLPASAADITPRLLASIRGQGVPATGFVNEANLRADPRARTAQLRMWVDAGFELGNHTYSHPSAHRTPLPRYLDEIARGDSVTRLLMAVRGARPRFFRHPSLHTGRTLAYRDEVHRFLARRGYRVAPVTFDNQEWVFAIVYARAASRGDSAEMRRIADGYLRHMAESFDHFEALSRTLFGREIPQVLLLHANRLNADHFDSVAAILRRRGYRFVRLEDALRDPAYASRDTYTGPMGLSWLERWAATRGMTLRQAPRQPAWVDSLHRAEVR, encoded by the coding sequence GTGAGGGCGTCGCGCGCGGCCGCGGTGATGTGCGTCGTCCACGCGCTGGCGTCGGGCTCGTCCGCGCAGGCACGCAGCGTGGCGGTGACTTTTGACGATCTCCCCGCCTCCGCGGCCGACATCACCCCCCGGCTCCTGGCCTCCATCCGGGGGCAGGGCGTGCCCGCGACCGGGTTCGTGAACGAGGCGAACCTGCGCGCCGACCCCCGCGCCCGCACCGCGCAGCTCCGCATGTGGGTGGATGCGGGGTTCGAGCTCGGCAACCACACCTACTCGCACCCATCGGCGCACCGCACCCCGCTACCGCGCTACCTGGACGAGATCGCGCGCGGCGACTCGGTGACGCGGCTCCTGATGGCGGTGCGCGGCGCCCGTCCGCGCTTCTTCCGCCACCCATCGCTCCACACGGGGCGCACGCTGGCGTACCGGGACGAGGTGCATCGCTTCCTGGCCCGGCGCGGCTATCGGGTGGCGCCGGTCACCTTCGACAATCAGGAGTGGGTCTTCGCCATCGTGTACGCGCGCGCAGCCTCGCGCGGGGATTCGGCCGAGATGCGGCGGATCGCGGACGGCTACCTGCGGCACATGGCGGAGTCGTTCGACCACTTCGAAGCGCTGTCGCGGACGCTGTTCGGGCGCGAGATCCCGCAGGTGCTCCTGCTGCACGCCAACCGCCTCAACGCAGACCACTTCGACTCGGTCGCGGCGATCCTCCGCCGCCGCGGCTACCGCTTCGTGCGCCTGGAGGATGCGCTCCGCGACCCGGCTTACGCGTCGCGCGACACGTACACGGGACCCATGGGACTCTCCTGGCTGGAGCGCTGGGCCGCCACGCGCGGGATGACCCTTCGCCAGGCACCACGCCAGCCGGCCTGGGTGGATTCGCTTCATCGCGCTGAAGTCCGGTAG
- a CDS encoding M56 family metallopeptidase, giving the protein MPGADAVVAVLAGMAWRAALLLAVAAGGNRALRHASAATRHRLWTGAVCGVLLLVPLSILPPLWRIPIPTIAASSAAFPARLDAGDFAPGLPAGAVSAGDALPSAAVLLVALWAAGALAVLARLGVGVGRLWWIGARAPRLVDARMAELARRSAAEAGITREVRLRVGAAGSVPVTWGTWRPTVLLPGDAAAWPAERLRAVLLHELAHARRGDCAAQWAAAAVCALHWFNPLAWHAAARMRLEAEHAADDAALARTPAADYARHLLAIAASLHRADTRAAAAMARPTQLRRRIEAVLDPHRPRGGVPGRATGAGYVLGAALLLALGFVGTTSAHPADAWVAADTAAPGSFARRYGVTLTVATDIRRAALAEGIDPELAFRVVRAESGFRERTAPGERGVGLARILPSTARSLQPGVTGAELRDRGTNLRLAFRYLRAALREHPSDLQAALGIYLRGPRGPRQWDAQYAREVLGARPGAPAYGGSGVVP; this is encoded by the coding sequence ATGCCCGGTGCGGATGCGGTCGTCGCGGTGCTGGCGGGGATGGCGTGGCGGGCGGCGCTCCTGCTGGCCGTCGCGGCGGGCGGGAACCGGGCGCTGCGACATGCCTCCGCGGCCACGCGCCACCGGCTGTGGACCGGGGCCGTGTGCGGCGTGCTTCTCCTCGTACCACTCTCGATACTGCCGCCGCTCTGGCGGATTCCGATCCCCACCATCGCGGCGAGCAGCGCTGCGTTTCCGGCGAGGTTGGACGCCGGTGATTTCGCGCCCGGTTTACCCGCCGGCGCGGTTTCGGCCGGCGATGCGCTCCCGTCCGCGGCGGTGCTGCTGGTGGCGCTGTGGGCGGCGGGGGCGCTGGCGGTGCTCGCCAGGCTGGGAGTGGGCGTGGGCCGGCTCTGGTGGATCGGGGCGCGCGCGCCGCGGCTGGTGGACGCGCGCATGGCCGAGCTCGCCCGCCGCTCGGCCGCGGAGGCGGGAATCACGCGGGAGGTGCGCCTGAGGGTCGGCGCGGCAGGCTCCGTTCCGGTCACCTGGGGAACGTGGCGCCCCACCGTGCTCCTTCCCGGCGATGCGGCGGCGTGGCCCGCGGAGCGGCTCCGCGCCGTGCTGCTGCACGAGCTGGCGCACGCGCGCCGTGGCGACTGCGCGGCGCAGTGGGCGGCGGCGGCCGTCTGCGCCCTGCACTGGTTCAACCCGCTCGCCTGGCACGCCGCGGCGCGCATGCGGCTGGAGGCCGAGCACGCCGCCGACGATGCCGCCCTCGCCCGCACCCCTGCCGCCGACTATGCCCGGCACCTCCTGGCAATCGCCGCATCGCTCCACCGCGCCGACACCCGCGCCGCCGCGGCGATGGCGCGCCCCACGCAGCTTCGCCGCCGCATCGAGGCCGTGCTCGACCCGCACCGCCCGCGCGGCGGCGTTCCGGGGCGGGCGACCGGCGCCGGGTACGTGCTCGGCGCCGCGCTTCTCCTGGCGCTGGGGTTCGTGGGCACCACGAGCGCCCATCCCGCGGACGCATGGGTCGCGGCCGACACCGCCGCGCCGGGCAGTTTCGCGCGCCGCTACGGCGTGACGCTGACGGTCGCCACGGACATCCGGCGGGCGGCGCTGGCGGAGGGGATCGATCCCGAGCTCGCCTTCCGCGTGGTGCGCGCGGAGAGCGGCTTCAGGGAGCGGACGGCCCCCGGCGAGCGCGGGGTAGGGCTGGCGCGCATCCTACCGTCCACGGCGCGGTCGCTGCAGCCGGGCGTGACCGGCGCCGAGCTGCGCGACCGCGGCACCAACCTGCGGCTCGCCTTCCGCTACCTGCGCGCCGCCCTCCGCGAGCACCCCTCCGATCTGCAGGCCGCGCTGGGGATCTACCTGCGCGGCCCGCGCGGCCCCCGGCAATGGGATGCGCAGTACGCCCGCGAGGTGCTGGGCGCGCGGCCGGGGGCGCCCGCTTACGGGGGCAGCGGAGTGGTGCCGTGA
- a CDS encoding BlaI/MecI/CopY family transcriptional regulator: MTLPSELLLTARERQIMDVVYRRKRATAAEIQVELPDPPGYSAVRAMLAKLTRKGHLRCEYDGPRYVYLPTVPRDEAQQGALGRLVSTFFGGSPVRAAAALLESAELSAEELAELEELLRNARGGKR; encoded by the coding sequence ATGACCCTGCCCTCGGAACTGCTTCTCACCGCGCGCGAGCGGCAGATCATGGACGTGGTGTACCGGCGGAAGCGCGCGACCGCCGCCGAGATCCAGGTGGAGCTTCCCGATCCGCCGGGATACTCCGCCGTGCGCGCCATGCTCGCCAAGCTCACCCGAAAGGGCCACCTGCGCTGCGAGTACGACGGCCCGCGCTACGTGTACCTCCCCACCGTGCCGCGCGACGAGGCGCAGCAGGGCGCGCTCGGACGGCTGGTCAGCACCTTCTTCGGCGGGTCGCCGGTGCGGGCGGCGGCGGCGCTGCTGGAATCCGCGGAGCTGTCCGCCGAGGAGCTGGCGGAGCTGGAGGAGCTGCTCAGGAACGCGCGCGGGGGGAAGAGATGA
- a CDS encoding class I SAM-dependent methyltransferase, with protein MDDEKKWVAAGYERAAERHAEWAAHVRVAERAEYTERVVDAFPAGASVLELGCGAGGPTTRRLAARHRLVGVDLAWRNLELARTHAPSVAFVQADMGELAFRPASFHAVVAFYSIIHLPRAQHGALLASVAEWLKPSGLFVGSFGTSDAERGIDEDWLGVRMFSSSHPPDTTLRLVADAGLRTLDARVRTEYEDGRPISFLWVVAAREG; from the coding sequence ATGGACGACGAGAAGAAGTGGGTGGCCGCGGGGTACGAGCGGGCGGCGGAGCGGCATGCGGAATGGGCGGCGCACGTGCGCGTGGCGGAGCGCGCGGAGTACACCGAGCGCGTCGTGGACGCGTTTCCGGCCGGCGCGTCGGTGCTGGAACTGGGATGCGGGGCCGGGGGCCCCACCACCCGGCGGCTGGCGGCGCGGCACCGGCTGGTCGGCGTCGACCTCGCGTGGCGCAACCTCGAGCTCGCGCGAACCCACGCTCCATCCGTGGCGTTCGTCCAGGCGGACATGGGCGAGCTCGCCTTCCGGCCCGCCTCCTTTCACGCTGTGGTCGCGTTCTACTCCATCATCCACCTCCCCAGGGCGCAGCACGGCGCGCTGCTGGCCTCGGTCGCGGAGTGGCTGAAGCCTTCCGGGCTGTTCGTCGGCTCGTTTGGCACCAGCGACGCGGAGCGCGGCATCGACGAAGACTGGCTCGGGGTCCGCATGTTCTCCAGCAGCCATCCTCCGGACACCACCCTGCGCCTGGTGGCCGATGCCGGCCTTCGCACCCTCGACGCCCGGGTCCGCACCGAATACGAGGACGGGCGTCCGATCTCCTTTCTCTGGGTGGTGGCGGCGCGGGAGGGGTGA
- a CDS encoding carboxypeptidase-like regulatory domain-containing protein, with translation MRALTLLALACVLARGAEAQAVVGRVVDSGSGAAVPRARVVATGGDRPSARTTHSDADGRFSLVLGGGAYRLEVTRIGYRNARPRTISVGPGETVRVAVPLSAAALVLDPVSATARPRRMEVDGFFEQLRPDSANFLRPASARGAWGGVQVFGTFPTPSACYQLAAAAHREKSVLTLVVQGRPDGEECMDTGGLFSYKATVRGVRHGTYTLRIVHAYRDDVWESALALDTTVAVR, from the coding sequence GTGAGGGCTCTCACTCTACTCGCACTCGCCTGTGTCCTCGCCCGCGGCGCCGAAGCTCAGGCCGTCGTCGGCCGCGTGGTGGACTCGGGGTCCGGCGCCGCCGTGCCGCGGGCGCGGGTGGTGGCGACGGGGGGCGACCGGCCCTCCGCGCGCACCACACACAGCGACGCGGACGGGCGCTTCTCGCTCGTGCTAGGCGGCGGCGCATACCGCCTGGAGGTGACGCGCATCGGCTACCGGAATGCCCGTCCGCGCACGATCAGCGTCGGCCCCGGCGAGACGGTGCGCGTGGCGGTTCCGCTCTCCGCGGCCGCCCTCGTGCTGGACCCGGTCAGCGCGACGGCGCGGCCCCGGCGGATGGAGGTCGACGGCTTCTTCGAGCAGCTTCGCCCGGACAGCGCCAACTTCCTTCGCCCAGCCAGCGCACGCGGCGCGTGGGGCGGCGTGCAGGTATTCGGCACCTTTCCCACCCCCAGCGCCTGCTACCAGCTCGCCGCCGCCGCGCACCGCGAAAAGTCGGTGCTGACGCTGGTGGTGCAGGGGCGTCCCGACGGCGAAGAATGCATGGACACGGGCGGGCTGTTCAGCTACAAGGCCACCGTGCGCGGCGTAAGGCACGGCACCTACACCCTCCGCATCGTCCACGCGTACCGCGACGACGTGTGGGAAAGCGCTCTCGCGCTGGACACCACCGTGGCCGTGCGATGA
- a CDS encoding helix-turn-helix transcriptional regulator — translation MPLRLTRPTATVLLALSRGFRHGFDILDATGLESGTVYPILRRLEDAGCVRSEWEEVERAREEGRPPRRYYELTGTGAGTLREALARYPEARGTAVPGGLRPRPA, via the coding sequence ATGCCCCTGCGCCTCACCCGCCCCACCGCCACCGTCCTCCTGGCCCTCTCGCGAGGCTTCCGGCACGGCTTCGACATCCTGGACGCCACGGGGCTGGAGAGCGGCACCGTGTACCCGATCCTGCGCCGCCTGGAAGACGCCGGGTGCGTGCGCTCGGAATGGGAGGAGGTGGAGCGCGCGCGCGAAGAAGGGCGTCCGCCCCGGCGCTACTACGAGCTAACGGGCACCGGCGCGGGCACGCTGCGCGAGGCGCTGGCGCGGTACCCGGAGGCGCGCGGCACGGCGGTGCCCGGCGGGCTGCGGCCGAGACCGGCCTGA
- a CDS encoding ABC transporter permease produces MPRPPGFALVRAVRWLVPRHLRDAWLAEWEGELAWGWQRAERGENLSAARARLHWRALGASSDALWLWRRHGATEMIGFDLRYAARSLRRRPGFVAVVVLTLALGAGAAAAVFSLVNGVLLRPLPFSQPERLVAIQGRATGGDPEAVSQPSSYLDYQDMRAQLRGFEQLAAVRGEDVTLTAPGARPARIGAQLVTASAFPALGMRPVLGRPFLASDERPGAEPVAMITHALWQRRYGGSPAVLGSRITLDGAPATVVGVLPDEARLTPETEIWLPLVPGPAEESRATHRFTVLGRLRPGVTIERAAREASAVAKRLEERYPSENAKRGAAVIPLREAIVADARPALLTLFGAVLLVLLIGCANLASLFMARAQSREREMAVRAALGAGRARLTRQWVAESFLLALGGGAAALAVAWVGMRTLVAFVPTAIPRAGEIALDQPVAAFLIGVMAVAAIGFGALPALQYRDASVSLGALREGGRGATPGRRRRRMRQGLVVAEVALATVLAISAALLVKNLWQLERARLPLRPDGVTFVQLQLPQGRYSDPAKVLDFFDRLRREVAAAPGVRSVSFAFEHPVSEGWTSSFSLVGRPEPPVGMWPESRIRPVSPGYFRTVGLPLVRGNDVSDADRFGTPGSVVVNEAFVREHFPDGDAVGQTINRGQMWWPGQPTHFRIVGVVADEPFRGVGRPADPATYYPQAQFPMNDMWMAVRADGDPAALARTLRERVWRVDRDLPVERVQTLDELLGDAVAASRFNAALLALFACAALCLAAVGIYGVLSYGVEQRTGEIGVRMALGASRARVIRQIAAEGAAVATAGAALGLVAAFALAGVLRSLLVGTEAQDPVVFALVPTLLVAVAITAAWLPARRASRIDPAGALRCER; encoded by the coding sequence ATGCCCCGGCCTCCGGGGTTCGCGCTGGTGCGCGCCGTCCGCTGGCTGGTGCCGCGCCACCTGCGCGATGCATGGCTGGCGGAGTGGGAGGGCGAGCTGGCCTGGGGGTGGCAGCGCGCCGAACGCGGCGAGAACCTCTCCGCGGCACGCGCGCGGCTGCACTGGCGCGCGCTGGGAGCGTCGTCCGACGCGCTCTGGCTGTGGCGCAGACATGGAGCGACCGAGATGATCGGCTTCGACCTGCGGTACGCCGCGCGCTCGCTGCGCCGCCGCCCCGGCTTCGTGGCGGTGGTGGTGCTGACGCTGGCCCTGGGCGCGGGCGCCGCGGCGGCGGTCTTCTCACTGGTCAACGGCGTGCTGCTGCGGCCGCTCCCCTTCTCGCAGCCCGAGCGCCTGGTCGCCATCCAGGGCCGCGCCACCGGCGGCGACCCCGAGGCGGTCTCGCAGCCATCGTCGTACCTGGACTACCAGGACATGCGCGCGCAGCTTCGCGGCTTCGAGCAGCTGGCGGCGGTGCGCGGCGAGGACGTCACCCTCACCGCCCCCGGCGCGCGGCCGGCGCGGATCGGCGCGCAACTCGTCACCGCGAGCGCCTTCCCGGCCCTGGGGATGCGCCCCGTGCTCGGCCGCCCCTTCCTGGCGAGCGACGAGCGGCCCGGCGCGGAGCCGGTGGCGATGATCACGCATGCTCTATGGCAGCGCCGCTACGGCGGGTCGCCTGCGGTGCTCGGCAGCCGCATCACGCTGGACGGCGCGCCCGCCACCGTCGTCGGCGTGCTGCCGGACGAGGCGCGGCTCACGCCCGAGACGGAGATCTGGCTGCCGCTCGTCCCCGGCCCGGCGGAGGAGTCGCGGGCCACGCACCGCTTCACCGTGCTGGGCCGCCTGCGCCCGGGCGTCACCATCGAGCGCGCGGCGCGGGAAGCATCCGCCGTGGCGAAGCGGCTGGAGGAGCGCTACCCGTCCGAGAACGCGAAGCGCGGCGCGGCGGTCATCCCCCTGCGCGAGGCGATCGTCGCCGATGCGCGGCCGGCGCTGCTGACGCTGTTCGGCGCGGTGCTGCTGGTGCTGCTGATCGGCTGCGCGAACCTGGCGAGCCTGTTCATGGCCCGCGCCCAGTCGCGCGAGCGGGAGATGGCGGTGCGGGCCGCGCTCGGCGCGGGGCGGGCGCGGCTCACCCGGCAGTGGGTCGCGGAGAGCTTCCTGCTGGCGCTGGGCGGCGGCGCGGCGGCGCTGGCGGTGGCGTGGGTGGGGATGCGCACCCTGGTCGCCTTCGTCCCCACCGCCATCCCTCGCGCCGGCGAGATCGCGCTCGACCAGCCCGTGGCCGCCTTCCTGATCGGGGTAATGGCGGTGGCCGCCATCGGCTTCGGCGCGCTGCCGGCGCTCCAGTACCGCGACGCATCCGTATCGCTGGGCGCGCTGCGCGAGGGCGGGCGCGGCGCCACACCCGGCCGCCGGCGGCGCCGCATGCGGCAGGGGCTCGTGGTGGCCGAGGTGGCGCTCGCGACGGTGCTGGCCATCAGCGCGGCTCTGCTGGTGAAGAACCTCTGGCAGCTGGAGCGCGCGCGGCTCCCGCTGCGGCCGGACGGGGTGACGTTCGTGCAGCTCCAGCTTCCGCAGGGCCGTTACTCCGACCCGGCCAAGGTGCTCGACTTCTTCGACCGTCTGCGGCGCGAGGTCGCCGCGGCGCCGGGGGTGCGCTCGGTGTCGTTCGCTTTCGAGCACCCGGTGAGCGAGGGGTGGACCTCCAGCTTCTCGCTCGTGGGGCGCCCCGAGCCGCCCGTGGGGATGTGGCCGGAGTCGCGCATCCGGCCGGTGTCGCCCGGCTACTTCCGCACGGTGGGGCTCCCCCTGGTGCGCGGCAACGACGTCTCCGATGCGGACCGCTTCGGCACGCCCGGCTCCGTGGTGGTGAACGAGGCGTTCGTGCGCGAGCACTTCCCCGATGGCGACGCCGTGGGCCAGACCATCAACCGCGGCCAGATGTGGTGGCCGGGGCAGCCTACGCACTTCCGCATCGTGGGCGTGGTGGCCGACGAGCCGTTCCGCGGCGTGGGCCGGCCCGCAGACCCGGCGACGTACTATCCGCAGGCGCAGTTCCCCATGAACGACATGTGGATGGCCGTGCGCGCGGACGGCGACCCGGCCGCGCTCGCCCGCACCCTGCGCGAGCGCGTGTGGCGCGTGGACCGCGACCTCCCCGTGGAGCGCGTGCAGACGCTGGACGAGCTGCTCGGCGACGCCGTGGCCGCCTCGCGCTTCAACGCCGCGCTCCTCGCCCTCTTCGCCTGCGCGGCGCTGTGCCTGGCGGCGGTGGGGATCTACGGCGTGCTCTCGTACGGCGTGGAGCAGCGCACCGGCGAGATCGGGGTGCGGATGGCGCTCGGCGCGAGCCGCGCCCGCGTTATCCGCCAGATCGCCGCAGAGGGCGCGGCGGTGGCGACGGCGGGCGCGGCGCTGGGGCTGGTGGCGGCGTTCGCGCTGGCGGGGGTGCTGCGGTCGCTGCTGGTGGGCACCGAGGCGCAGGACCCCGTCGTCTTCGCGCTCGTCCCCACGCTCCTCGTGGCCGTCGCGATCACCGCGGCTTGGCTCCCCGCGCGCCGCGCCAGCCGCATCGATCCGGCCGGGGCGTTGCGCTGCGAGCGGTAA